The Quercus lobata isolate SW786 chromosome 4, ValleyOak3.0 Primary Assembly, whole genome shotgun sequence genome segment tgcatcatcttcatcatggaactccatattttcctcttcaaaatgGGGAACGACTTCATGGTCATCCACATCGTTCTCAAGCTCACCTCattcaatcctctcttcgtaCTCATCCACACCATCAATACTTTCACCATCATTCATAGCATGATCTtcatcttcgtcttcgtcttcaaCATAGTCTTCGTCTTCGTCATCCTCCTCTAAATGTGTCTCTTGACAATGGAGGGTTTCACCAGTATTTACAACATGATCTTGAGATGGGAGCATATAATCTCCCATTGTATACCCTCCCATTGCAGTGCATCCATCATCAAGGGCTGTAAATTGTAAAGACGTAGTTGTTTGTTGCACCATCTCAGTATCAACTTCCGCAAGCGGCTCTGAACTTATGTACAACTCAGCAGCATTTACTTGGGGCATTTTCTGGATCCTATTAAACATCATCTTCACATGTTTGTCTTCTTTAATCGCCATATACCCGTAATTTATCCATTCATGTAGGACTTCTTGTGGGTAacgataaataatcttgatgtcATACCAAGCAGAGTTCAAATTCAATTCGTCCATTATTTTCAACTTCAAATCATTCAACGTCATCAACTTACGACGTATCATCATGGGGTAGCATTGGATACCCGGCCCTGTAAATGGAAATCCCTCAATCCCCCCAGGATTGTTAAGAGGTCCACCGTAGTAtacatttatatcaatattcTTCAGATGTTGTGAACCTATTAAAGAGTCAAGTATAATATGTTAGcgacatattttttttttcatttaacatcaattacaaaaccttttctatctactcaaagtacaaaaatcacaaattctcACCCCACAATTGCATATACTCGCCccacatcacatacaaacacactcaatcattatcatttcgtactcaaacaaatacaaaaactaaaaacaaaactcacccctattacaaaatttcaactcagctctaactaatataaataaaaatatcaaaccaaataacaagaaaaatagcCATGATAAAAGCCTagcaatacaaatatatatctacaatattttttacttgttataaaatcctagcaaatatatacattaacttgcaaaaatagtcatgataaaaccctaacaatacaaatatataactacaatattttttacttgctataaaatcctagcaaatatatacattaacttgcaaaaatagtcatgataaaagcctaacaatacaaatatatatctacaatattttttactttgtatAAATCCTAGCAAATTATATACACTAACTTGCAAAATTAGTCATGATAAAAGcctaacaatacaaatatatacctaaataaattttttactttgtataaaatcctagcaaatatATACACTTCCAAATATAACTTCTTACAAACCCCACATTTGCATattcacatacaaacacacccaatcattatcatttttttccaaaataaaataaaaaataaaaaatcattaattatactaaaaaaaaaataaaataaaaaaactaaacacaCAACTCACCCCATTACAAACCTTCAAATCAttctatcaaaaatataaaaaaaaatatcaaaccaaacaaaaaaaattaatcatgatacacatacccataaaaaaacctaataatatatatatatatatatatatatgtatatattatatacatatatatatattatatatatatatatatatatatatatatattatatttatatatgaaactaACAATTAGAGAGATTGAGAAACCTTACCTGACATGAGGATGTGGGGTGAgttgatttgaattttgtaatgGGGTGAGATTTGAATGAGAGTAAAACAGCACAGCCAGATGCAGAATTTTATGCTGAAATGAAAATGAGTGAGAGGAAGGATGTGGGTAGTGCATGTGTGTACCTATAAGCCAAACAATTGAATGTAACCTACAATGAGTGAGCTGTGCAAACTGCAAAGGCACATGCTAGAGCTGTGCAAACTGAAAAGGCACGTTATAGAGCTGTGCTTGACATGACCAGACGCTAGAGCTGTGCAGCAAAGGCACGGAGCTGTGCTTGACTGTGCTTGACTTTGCAGTTATAGAGCTGTGCTTGACATGACCAGTCGCTAGAGCTGTGCAGCAAAGGCACGTTAGAGCTGTGCTTGACATGACCAGATATCAGACGAATAAAGTAAGAGTACTGTACTCAAAAATCGAGTTCGTGAGACTCGTTTTCCagctggaaatcgagtcttatagactcgatttccacggCTGGAAATCGACTGttagaaacttgattttcacGTCGaaatcgagtctataagactcgatttccaggtggaCCATTTTACGCCAGATCACACAAGGAAATCGAGGCTTAAAGGCTCGATTTTGAGACTaaaatcgagcctctgaggctcgagATGCTATTAACCAAATATCTTTCTAAGTCTCGCCTACTAACTAGATTGTTTGGTTTTTAAGGCCAGTTGGCCATTTTCGCCAACAAACTGCAAAGCAACAATTCTTCTAGTTGATTACTTGATCTGTCTGTATTCTCAGAAGTATGGCTATTTCAGTCCCCAATGAATCCCAAAAGTTATAAACACCGAACTCCATAAACCATAAGAAACATCATAGTGAATCAACAAATGATCTATCATCTCTCCATTGCACTGTCACATACAACACCACCCAACTAAGGTATATCCCTTCTTGATTAGATTATCACGAGTAAGAATTTTCTCCCAGGtttcaatccaaacaaagaatGAGACCCAAAACCTCCATAACCAATATAACAAACAAAATGAATAACTAGTCATCTTGTCATAATCTCTATGAACTACTAAGGAAGCCGTGAATAGCATAAATACAATAACGAATCCAACCATTCCATTTCTCCCCAGATCCCATCCTCCCCAACAGATATATGAACTCATCACAACTAATGTGACCATAAGCCTTTTCAATATCTAACTTACAAATCATGCTAGGAATCAACTAATTGATACAACTATACAAGCATTTGTTAGCAATTAGGACAAAGTCAAGAATTTGCCTACCACCAACAAAGGCATTTTATCACTCAGAAATAAGATTATCTAGTACCATTTTCAACCTATTAGCCAGCACCTTCACCAATAATTATACACACTTTCACTAAACTAATAGGATGAAAATCTTTAATATTAATAGCATTGCTCTTCTTAGGGATTAGAGCAATAAAAGTATCATCAAGGGATTTGTCAATCTTACAATACCTATAGAActccacaaaaaaattcatcacatcAGCTTCTACCACCCTCCAATAATGGGTACATACCCCTCCTCAAGTGGCATATCAATCATATTAAACTCCCCAACGTcagaaaaatcaaacatttCAAAGCTAAACCTATTGCACCTTAACCTCGCACTCTCAGGTATCTGATGATATTGAATTCACCTGCATTACACCATGCTGCATCCCACCTCTCTCTCACACCCCTTAGCTCCTCCCATGTAAGACTCCTTATACTATTGTCATTTGGGTGATACACCCTGGTACACGCTCACTCAGCCATCTTCAACACTCTTTAGCAAGGAAGCCAGCAAGAATGTCCCTATTAACTTCCTCAGTACCCTTTTTCCCACATTATCAAAACCTCCCCAGCTGTACCCAGAATTCCCAAATACTTTGAACAATATTGGATTCCATTTTATCAGTCTTAATCTCTTGAACATATACCCCCTTCAGCATACACATCCTTGATCTCTGCCGGAAGCAAAAGGTTCAATGTGTACAgataaatcaaatatttaatatttatataattattatggAATTCCTTAGCAACCTAGCTCAGTGTATGTGTCATGGACTCATGGCAATGATAAATAAACAGGTGACATGCTCAATTCATTGCAAAACACACTATCATTTTGGATGTGGCTGCCCGGTATAATATTCGAATGCAGAGCAGTACCAGAGTTCATCAAGGCCACTTCAAAACTGAGGAAAAAAAGTGCACAATCTAGTAGATAGGAAGTAAATGAGGCATTCCCTTATCTGTTCTAGAGTGATATGTACATTTAGAGGGGTAACTTCTTCTTGATTCGTTGATATAAGATTCTGATTCattaaaaatcacaaaacaaaacaacacacacacactatatcaTAATCATACCAAGAGGTTGCTTGTCTCACAAGTTGGAGGAACTGGTGGAGGGCGTGGAATGATTTCCTCTGCTCTTCCTGTCACATGTCTTTTTTTCCAATAAAGTAGATGCAGATTAGAAAGCATTCACAAACTAGTTCAAACTCAATTACATGACATTTATATTTCATCCACTAATTGGGTTCGGAAGCAGACTATAAGTATTAAGGTTTTACTCTCATTTAAATTATTGGCTACCTCCATTATGCACACCAGAGATCTCATTTCAGAAATTTTTCACCAAATACTTGAATATTATAATTTGACATGGATAAGGAACCCTACCCAAGAATACCAAGTTCAACTGCTGCTTTGTACTGGAAGGGGATCTCCATTAGGGCAGCTCGAGCAAAAGCTATTTCTTTCTCAGCCGATGTCGCATTTGTAGACATAATTTCAGTGAAGTTAACCATctaaatacaaagaaaatatattatttagaaGTCAATGCATGAATTAAATTCAACACATATGGCATTCAAAGTTAATTGTATGCTGCTACTGCAATGCCTGGAAATTTTGACATTTACGTGCACGGAGCTCAAAGTTCTTCATGTCTTCCCAAGGTCCATCACCGACTCTGACCAGAACAATTGAGAGTGAATATGACCtggacaataaaataaaattttcgaTTGCTTTAGTTCAACACCACTGCTTTTACTTAAGCAATTGTGTTTAATGTATCACTAATACTTTGATGTCAGTGTCTTTACCAGAGCCACTTGTTTCTTATTTAAAAAGAGGGTTGTGAATTATTGTACCACATTTACTGAAAATAAAGGAGATGAAAGATATACGGTACataatctttaaattttttaatgttaagaCTCAGGAAAGCTCATTAACTTGTTCAACACTTTCTTTCAGTGTGaattaaaacatttttcattaCTGATATGCTACAAACAATATTAGGATGGGAgtatatgaaatttttattgaaacatTCTAAACAATAATGGCCCACAATTCATAGTacaaggcaaaaaaaaattcctctcttttttgtgagtaaaacaaatttattagcACCAAAAGAAGCATAGTTACAATTCAAAACTCAGCCAAAAGGGCTATCAAACTCTCCAACAGACCTTGCCCATCACAACTTAAGAGACTGAAATGACCAACAATATAGTGCTTCGCGCATAACTTAACCTACATTATTCAGAGTAGCTGAATAgccaattttcaaaaagaaaagttaagCCTTACAACAGATTCATTGGCATTTCTAATGGTATCCCTATCAGTTTGTACATATTTTCTTATGATGAATAATTCAGTATGTCGATTGTCTTTAATGTATCATTGATACTTTGATGTCAGTTTCTCTACCAGATCCACttgtttcttaattaaaaagacGGTTGTAATTATTGCACAACATTTACTGAAAATAAAGGAGATGAAAGTTATACAGTacaaaatctttaaatttttagtgCTAAGACTCAAGAAAGCTCATTAATTTGTTCAACGCTTTCCTTCAGTGTAAAGTACAGCATTTTTCTCTAATGATATACTACAAACAATATTAGGTTGGGAGTATaagaacaagtttttgaaaCATTCGAAACAATCATAGCCAACAATTGATAGTgcaaggcaaaaaaaaaaatgtttccctttttttttctgagtATATCAAATTTATTAGCATCAAAAGAAGCATAGTTACCATTCAAAACTCAGCCAAAAGGGCTATCAAACTCTCCAACAGACCTTGCCCATCACAACTTAGAAACTGAAATGACCAACAACATAGTGCTTCACACATACCTTTCTTATCCTACATTATTCGGAGTAGCTGAATAGCCAATTGTCGAACAGAAAGTTAAGCCTTACAACAGTATCATTGGCATTTCTAATGGTATCCCTATCAGTTTGTACATGTTTTCTTATGATGAATAATTCAGTATGTACATTATGGTATGCATTTATTTCTCTCCTTCcacaaaacataatttttttaaatctcttttGACATGGTAGCCAAAACATTATCTCATATTTGCATTTGCCCATTCAACAAAATTACTCAAACATGAGACTGACATATTTTAAGCCAGATTTTTTAGCATCCCATTTCCAGACTCTGTTAATGAAAGAAAATGGAGACTAAATGGTGCATACTCCATGGTCTCAAGTAAAACAACAAAGCCCTAGGGATAATTTCTTCACTGCCACTAGCAAATCAATCATGTTTGGGATTGACTTTGGGGAGCCAAACCACTCAATAACAAAGAACTTCAAGTAAaaggattttcaaaattttggcaaGCAATTTCTGCCCAATATAATGTCAGAAACTTTATCAACCTTTCATATGCCAGCATTGTTAAGAATCTCCTCAATTGGAGACATAAAGGCCTTCCAAGGATGGAGATGTCATGAGATGTCATACTAAAGAGAGTTTCCTTATGGATATCAAAATAGCTCTAAGAGGGGGGTGGGCGGGGAGGTAAAGAGTCAACAAAAGCCTGAAACAAGAATTAATTCCATCAATCTGCAAGGCTTTACCTCGCATTGACAATTAATTTGAgtgtttccttttcttgtgGACTTAGATCTTTATCACCTGTATCGCTGCTTCTTGTAACCTACACAATAAAAGACATTACTCTAAATAAGAATGATTATGTGCATGCAacaatttgagagagagagagagagagcaaaaaggAGGACTTTGAGGTCAACCTCGCCATCAGATATGATGACCAATACATGGTACTGACCAACACTTTTCGCTACTGTGTTGTTTGCAGCCTTAATTACAGGAGCATAAGAAGTTGGCCcttaaacacaaaaacaaagctGTTAATCTCAACAAATATTATCGACAGGATTTTCTGATGTCATACCAGAAAAGAGTTCATGAGTTTGGTTACAAAAAGCAAATTCCAATTAATGAAATGTTAACTTTCAAATAAAGGAACAGAAAACCAACCAGCAAGTTTTGCGTTTTGAGCTATCTTTCTGTAGCAGGACAAAGTTTCTTCAAGACCGTTGCAAGGTGAATGATCACTGTGAAAGCTAAACACTTCCTCATCATGAGTTATCTCTATAACAGAAAATAAATCCAGGGtcatattagaaaataatagaaaCTTCTCCAGAGATCCAAATTTAGGGGACTACACGTACCatcaccaaaaccaaaacaagtaATTAAGTTGTCTTCATTGAAAGGGGCTAAAGTTGTTCCAATGATAGACATGGCCTTCTCATATGGATTAGGTACATCTCCAATGCCATGCAGGCTCTGGTTATTGAATGAGACATTGCCTGTAATAACAAAACTGATGCATTGGCTTCCAGGGCGATACAAATCAAATACGaaccattttcaaaaatatatgatatCACATTATTGTTAAACCAATAAACACTTGTAAGAGAAGTAATGACCTTCACAGAATGCCTTCTTCACCGACACTATCTAATGTCAAGTCTTATAATGCATTATCcttaaaattgagaaaacacTATTCGAGAAGATAATGAGGAACATAGTAATTGTTTTTGGTACAAGTCAGATTACACCCCAGGGTTTTGTAGGTGTAATTGTAAACAGGGGATCCCAATTTTGCTCCATCAATAACTCACACATTATTGAATGgaatataaacaaaaagagattaTTATATTTACTCCACAAACCTGTCCGTTCATTGCTTATAGTGAAATCAATTCCAAAGAGGAGTTTGGATGCTTTTAGAGCTTCTTTACTCAATGCTGCACTGACCTGTTTAAAAAGAGAGCCCATTCaaaactttgaaatttcaaattcatg includes the following:
- the LOC115986791 gene encoding E3 ubiquitin-protein ligase RGLG4-like, whose product is MAHSYSSLEEVSAALSKEALKASKLLFGIDFTISNERTGNVSFNNQSLHGIGDVPNPYEKAMSIIGTTLAPFNEDNLITCFGFGDEITHDEEVFSFHSDHSPCNGLEETLSCYRKIAQNAKLAGPTSYAPVIKAANNTVAKSVGQYHVLVIISDGEVTRSSDTGDKDLSPQEKETLKLIVNARSYSLSIVLVRVGDGPWEDMKNFELRARKCQNFQMVNFTEIMSTNATSAEKEIAFARAALMEIPFQYKAAVELGILGHVTGRAEEIIPRPPPVPPTCETRSPRITSTSCNVMVISPCGMWKV